A stretch of Halomonas elongata DSM 2581 DNA encodes these proteins:
- the lipB gene encoding lipoyl(octanoyl) transferase LipB produces the protein MEAIQVHRLGRRPYEPVWRAMRDLTDQRDASTSDQLWLVEHDPVFTQGRAGKPEHVLMPGDIPVVETDRGGQVTYHGPGQVVAYPLLDVRRAGLGVRELVNRLERAVIALLAELGVEAHARPDAPGVYVGEAKIASLGLRIRRGASFHGVALNVDGDLSPFERINPCGYAGMAMTRVSDLVAEAPDVPTVATRLAHCLARELDRELLFVD, from the coding sequence GTGGAGGCCATTCAGGTGCATCGCCTGGGGCGTCGGCCCTACGAGCCGGTCTGGCGGGCGATGCGAGACCTCACCGACCAGCGTGATGCCTCGACGTCGGATCAGCTCTGGCTGGTCGAGCACGACCCGGTGTTCACCCAGGGTCGGGCCGGCAAGCCGGAGCATGTGTTGATGCCCGGCGATATTCCGGTGGTCGAGACCGACCGTGGCGGCCAGGTGACCTATCATGGCCCTGGTCAGGTCGTGGCCTATCCGCTGCTGGATGTGCGCCGTGCCGGCCTCGGTGTGCGTGAACTGGTCAATCGCCTGGAGCGAGCGGTCATCGCGTTGCTCGCTGAGCTGGGCGTGGAGGCGCATGCCAGGCCCGATGCGCCCGGTGTCTACGTGGGCGAGGCCAAGATCGCCTCATTGGGGCTGCGCATTCGCCGCGGCGCCAGTTTCCATGGCGTGGCGCTCAATGTCGACGGCGACCTCTCGCCCTTCGAGCGCATCAATCCCTGCGGCTATGCCGGCATGGCGATGACGCGCGTGTCGGACCTGGTGGCGGAAGCGCCGGACGTGCCGACGGTGGCGACACGGCTGGCCCATTGCCTGGCCCGGGAGCTCGACCGCGAATTGCTGTTCGTCGACTGA
- a CDS encoding septal ring lytic transglycosylase RlpA family protein: MKPWWSILCAGLLLAGCAGDGGKRPTQEAADGAASSGGAGERYAMSSDAYPQEPPDVSQVPDAVPRPEPRSRAGNKDNYEVWGKTYHVLSDASDYERRGTASWYGKKFHGYATSNGEIYDMYKMSAAHRTLPLPTYARVTNLDNGRSVIVRVNDRGPFHSEREIDLSYAAAARLDILDRGTGRVRVEAIDPVAWQARQGGASAPSSAVESRPADQRPAAQDEGRDSDDPIYLQVAALGSPDNAQALKDRLEGTLSQPVRIASAAGLYRVQVGPLKHAGQVDPVRGQLSRAGFDKAFVVNGAD; this comes from the coding sequence ATGAAGCCCTGGTGGAGTATCTTGTGTGCCGGCCTGCTGCTGGCCGGGTGTGCCGGTGACGGCGGCAAGCGTCCGACGCAGGAAGCGGCCGATGGCGCCGCGTCGAGTGGTGGTGCCGGGGAGCGTTATGCGATGTCCAGTGACGCCTATCCCCAGGAACCGCCGGACGTCAGCCAGGTGCCCGATGCCGTGCCGCGCCCGGAGCCACGCTCGCGTGCCGGCAACAAGGACAATTACGAGGTGTGGGGGAAGACTTACCATGTCCTGTCCGATGCCAGCGACTATGAACGTCGGGGGACGGCCTCCTGGTATGGCAAGAAGTTCCATGGCTATGCCACGTCCAACGGCGAGATCTACGACATGTACAAGATGAGTGCTGCGCATCGTACCTTGCCGCTGCCGACCTATGCCCGCGTCACCAATCTCGACAATGGACGTTCGGTGATCGTCAGGGTCAATGATCGCGGCCCCTTTCACAGCGAGCGGGAGATCGACCTTTCCTATGCGGCGGCTGCCCGCCTGGACATCCTCGACCGAGGGACGGGGCGTGTCAGGGTAGAGGCCATCGACCCCGTGGCCTGGCAGGCACGCCAGGGCGGTGCATCCGCACCGTCAAGCGCCGTCGAGTCGCGTCCGGCCGATCAACGTCCGGCCGCGCAAGATGAGGGCCGGGACAGCGACGACCCGATCTACCTGCAGGTGGCGGCGCTCGGGTCGCCGGACAATGCCCAAGCGCTCAAGGATCGCCTGGAAGGTACCTTGTCCCAGCCGGTCCGGATCGCCAGCGCCGCCGGACTCTATCGCGTTCAGGTCGGTCCCCTGAAACATGCCGGCCAGGTCGACCCGGTGCGTGGCCAGTTGAGCCGCGCCGGCTTCGACAAGGCCTTTGTCGTCAACGGCGCTGACTGA
- a CDS encoding D-alanyl-D-alanine carboxypeptidase family protein, translated as MKVSCSFSFRRLMPALLVCWSLVAAPTQAQEASPSPQPQPQAQPQPQTMIPAPPRLAATSWILMDAGSGRVIAQHNPDERLPPASLTKLMTAYLVERELNKGNISPDDLVPVSEKAWRTGGSKMFIEVGDRVPVSELLHGIIIVSGNDASVAMAEYLAGGTEPFADIMNQHAARLGMENTHFVNPTGLPHDNHYSSARDLALLSRHIINDYPKHYSMYRQKHFTYGGIDQPNRNSLLWRDSSVDGLKTGWTEAAGYCLVSSAKREDMRLISVVMGTDSAEARVQESQKLLSYGFRYFETLRLYDKGAVLNTSRVWGGDKNELKIGVDENVFMTVPRDRNEELTAKLDIRQDLTAPIAAGDTVGTMEVRLGDEVVGKRDLLALEDVEEGGFFKRLIDKIHRFFSNLVGGLFD; from the coding sequence ATGAAAGTGTCGTGCTCGTTTTCCTTTCGCCGGCTGATGCCGGCCCTGCTGGTATGCTGGTCCCTGGTCGCCGCGCCGACACAGGCTCAGGAGGCTTCGCCGTCTCCTCAGCCGCAGCCGCAGGCACAGCCCCAGCCCCAGACCATGATTCCGGCGCCGCCGCGCCTGGCCGCCACCTCCTGGATTCTGATGGATGCCGGCAGCGGGCGCGTGATCGCCCAGCACAACCCCGACGAGCGATTGCCGCCGGCGAGCCTGACCAAGCTGATGACCGCCTACCTGGTGGAGCGTGAGCTCAACAAGGGCAATATCTCCCCTGACGATCTGGTTCCGGTCAGTGAAAAGGCCTGGCGTACCGGCGGCTCGAAGATGTTCATCGAGGTCGGTGACCGGGTGCCGGTCAGCGAGCTGTTGCACGGTATCATCATCGTCTCCGGCAACGACGCCAGCGTGGCCATGGCCGAGTACCTGGCGGGCGGCACCGAGCCTTTCGCCGATATCATGAACCAGCATGCGGCACGGCTGGGCATGGAAAACACCCACTTCGTCAACCCGACCGGCCTGCCGCACGACAACCATTATTCCTCCGCCCGGGATCTGGCGTTGCTGTCGCGTCATATCATCAACGACTATCCCAAGCACTACAGCATGTATCGCCAGAAGCACTTTACCTATGGCGGTATCGACCAGCCCAACCGCAACAGCCTGCTGTGGCGCGACAGCAGCGTGGACGGCCTGAAGACCGGCTGGACCGAGGCGGCAGGATATTGCCTGGTGTCGTCGGCCAAGCGCGAGGATATGCGCCTGATCTCGGTGGTCATGGGTACCGACTCGGCAGAGGCGCGGGTCCAGGAAAGCCAGAAGCTGCTGAGCTATGGCTTCCGCTACTTCGAGACCCTGAGGCTCTATGACAAGGGCGCAGTGCTCAATACCTCCCGGGTGTGGGGCGGTGACAAGAACGAGCTGAAGATCGGTGTCGACGAGAATGTCTTCATGACGGTTCCCCGGGACCGCAACGAGGAACTCACCGCCAAGCTCGATATCCGCCAGGACCTGACCGCGCCGATCGCCGCCGGCGATACCGTGGGTACCATGGAGGTGCGCCTGGGCGACGAGGTCGTCGGCAAGCGCGATCTGCTGGCACTGGAAGATGTCGAGGAGGGCGGTTTCTTCAAGCGTCTCATCGACAAGATCCATCGCTTCTTCTCCAACCTGGTGGGCGGCCTCTTCGACTGA
- a CDS encoding HP0495 family protein, producing MNDKSVRDLRQPSAASPRGEPPKITFPCDYPVKVVGDADEEFVAVVCQTVTRHDPTFDPKNIQVVDSRNGRFQSVRLTMRATSEAQLQALFSELKSSGLVHMVV from the coding sequence ATGAACGACAAGAGCGTGCGCGATTTGCGCCAACCGAGTGCTGCCAGCCCGAGAGGCGAGCCGCCGAAGATCACTTTCCCCTGCGATTATCCGGTCAAGGTGGTGGGCGATGCCGACGAGGAATTCGTCGCCGTGGTCTGCCAGACGGTCACACGCCACGACCCGACGTTCGACCCGAAGAACATCCAGGTGGTGGATAGCCGTAACGGACGTTTCCAGTCGGTGCGGCTGACGATGCGGGCCACCAGTGAGGCGCAGCTCCAGGCGCTGTTCAGCGAGCTCAAGTCCAGCGGGCTCGTGCACATGGTGGTCTGA